TTCCAGATTTCGCGGCGCGTCGGACACGCATCAAGCCACGCTTCAAAACGCAGGCGAAACGAAGCGGCCATGCGCCCAGTGAGCGGCGCGCCAGATTCCAAAGCGTTCATCAGATACATCAAAGCATCGGCGGAAACCAGATCGCCTGTCATGCGCGCGCGGTCGAGCACGGTTCGTAAATCGGCAATAAAGGCGGCTTCCAGCTTTTCAATCCACGACATTCTCGCAATCCTTCGGACAGAGCTACCAACAGCGACGACGTTTCAAAAAGCAAAACTGTTTGGCCCAACCTTTACTCTTTAACGCAAAACTGCACCAAAGGCCGTAAATTCTCTTGGATGCCGCAAGACGATGCAAAGTACGGTCGAAATCGTCCGTACTCTACAGGCATATATTGTGCGCAACGTGTGCGCACGCTAAAATAATTCGTTGGCCGCGCCCGTAGCTCAATGGATAGAGCCGCAGCCTTCTAATCTGCTGATGAAGGTTCGATTCCTTCCGGGCGTATCATGCATTCCACTCTGGTCAATAAATCTTGACACCTCTGCGCGGGGTTGACACATTTTTCCAGATTCCTTATAGTTTCTCCAGCGACTTGAAAAAGTCGCTTTTCTTTTGCCGCTTGCAGTGAAAGAAATCACAAAGCTGCTGTTTTGAGCTTTGTGCAAATCTACCTGCCGCAAACAAAAGTGTTGTTTGCCGTATCAAGGAGTGATGCCAGGTGCCCACACCCGCACCGAAGCCGCGCCACGATGCAACCCGTTCGTCTGCCCATTGGACGAAGCGTTACATCTCATCAAGCGCGCCGCGCAGTCAAAAGACGTTTGTTTCTCTTGCAGGAACTTTCGCCCTGTGCGCTGTTCTCCCCGCCGGATTCTCCGGCCCCGAAGTCCCCGCCCGCGCCGATTCCGTTGCCAACGCAACCGTTCCCGACGCGCCCCAACAGAACACTCCGGCCCCTATTTCTGCCGGCTTGCCCGAGGCAGCCGCTCCTGCCGCTGCTTCCCCCTCGCTTTCCGTTTCTTCGCCGATTGCCGACGCCGCAGCAAACATTGTTTCCAAGCTGCCAGTTGTTGCCGGACATCGCGTTCGTTTGCGCGTCGTCGCCGATGGCCGTGAACGCCGCGAAACCGTCACAATCCCACTCAAGGGCGCAACCGTTGGACAAGCGCTGAAGAAGATGGGGATTTCGGTTGGCAATCTCGACCGCGTTTCTCCCGAATCATCGAAAACCGTCGCCGATGGAATGTCGGTGCGCGTGCGTCGTGTACGTGCGACGCCAAAGAAACGCGCCGTTGCGTTACCGTTTGAAACGCTATATCAGCCGACTTCTTCGCTTCGAGCAGGAAGCAGGCAGCGGGTGCAAACGGGTCAGAGCGGAAGCAAGGAAATTGTCGAACGCGTTTGGACACTCGATGGCCAGGTTTCGCTGCGCGAAGTCGTTTCCACCAATATCGTGCGCGCGCCACGTCCTGAAATCATTGGGCTGGGTTCGCGGAGCATGTATTTGCCGGGCCGCATTCCCTATCACAAGCGTTATGCGCGCGCTTACACTCTCGCCGCACGCGGTGGTCTGGGACGCGAACGATTGCAGATGCAAATTCCGACGACGATGAAACCGTTGCGCGCTGTGCGCTCGATTTCTCTCGTTGCGACCGGCTACTCGCCCGACCCACGCGAAAACGGCGGCTACACCGTAACCGCAACCGGCTTGCCCATCGGGTATGGCGCAGCCGCTGTCGATCCGCGCGTCATTCCTCTTGGTACCAAGTTGTATATCGAGGGTTACGGCTATGCGTTTGCGAGTGATGTCGGCGGCGCCATCAAAGGCCATCGCATCGACCTCGCTTACGATTCGTATCGTTTGGCTAACACCAAAGGCCGCAAGCGAGTTCGCGCCTGGATTTTGCAGTAACTCGTCTTCACTTCAAAAGTACGGTCGAATTCGACCGTACTTTTTTTGTGGAGATTTTATGGCCCGACCCAAAGTACTCACTCTTGTTCTCGCCGGTGGCAAAGGCAGCCGCCTCGATGTTTTAACCAAGCGCCGCGCCAAACCCGCACTCGCTTTCGGCGGCACTTATCGGCTGATCGACTTCGCGCTTTCCAACTGTCTTCACTCGCACCTGCGCGATGTATGGATTATCGAGCAGTATCATCCGCATTCGCTCAACGAGCATCTTTCCAATGGGCGCCCGTGGGACCTCGACCGCAATTACGGAGGTTTGCAGGTTTTGCCGCCGTGGAGCAATCACGAAGATTCGCCCGACGATGAAGGCGGTTTCGCTCGGGGTAACGCCGACGCGATTTTTCGCCAGCGAGCGCTCATCGAAAGCTTCGCGCCCGACGCCCTGCTCGTCCTCAGCGCCGACCACCTTTACACCTTCGATTTTAACGAAGTCCTCGACGCGCACTTCTCGCGCGATGCACACGCGACGCTTGTCACAACCCGCGTTCCCAAAGCGGAGGCAACTCGTTTTGGCGTGGTGCAAAGCGACCGCGAAAATCGCGTGACAGGTTTTCAATACAAGCCCGAAAAACCGCGTGGCGGACAGACTTGCGAAGTGATGACCGAAATCATCGTTTATAATCCGCAAGTTTTGCTGGAAACATTGGCGGCCCTCGCAGCCAAGAATCACAAGGAAGATTCACCATTGCAAGATTTCGGTGACGAGCTGTTGCCCGAATTAGTGGGCCGCAAAAACGTGTGGTCACATCCGATGAAGGGCTACTGGCGCGATGTCGGTACGGTTGAAAGTTATTTTCAGGCGCACCGCGACTTGCTCGAAAATCATCCCGATTTGCAGCTTGACGACGCGCGCTGGCCAATTCTCACGTACGATGTGCCGCGTCTGCCGGCGCGCATTTCAAAGCCTGCCGCTATTGAGGATTCTCTCGTTTCGCCGGGCGCTTGCATCGCGGGTGCTGTTTCGGACAGCGTTATCGGCCCAAACAGCATTGTCGAAAAAGGCGCGACAGTCCACGACAGCATCATCGGACGCAATGTCGTGATCGAGCGCGGAGCAACGGTGAACGCTGCAATTATCGACAGTAACGCGCGCATCGGACGAGGCGCTGTTGTTGGAAAAGCGCGGCGCGGCCCACTCGCCAACAGCCAGATTGTCCTCGTCGGGCAGAACGTGCACGTCGGTGCAAAAGCCGTTGTTGGGGCAGGCGCGCATCTCGATGCAAAGTAACTTCGAGAATTACGGTCGAATTCAGGCGTACTTCGGGTAAAATCGTAGCGGCAGTATTCGCTTAGGTTAAAGGGGAAGGCATGAATCGAGTTGCGGTCGCAATGGCGTTAGTTGCAGGAGTTGGCGCAGTGGGAACGGCGCGCGCCGATGTGTCGTGGGAGCACAAGGGTACGATTCGCGTGGGCTCGCTACCCATGTCGCTCATTAATTTGAAGATGTACACGAATTACAACACGGATCGCTCGCGCTTGTTGGTGAAATACACCGCGCCCCTCGCGCCCAGTTTCCCGGTTCCGGCGGAATCGTGGAAAGGCTCTGGCTTGCCGGATAACATTCGCCCCAAACGAATTACCAATTACGGCAGTTTCGGCATTGTACAGCGTCTCGATGATGACCGCTTTATTGCCTATGAATCACAGACCGGCGCTTACGTCAACGAGGGCCTCACCGACACATTCCGCCATCTCATCGGCGAGCCGTGGAAGAATTCGGAGCCCGCGCTCGACTCCGAAGAAATCCCCGACCTTTCCGACGCGCAACGCCGCCGTCTGGGCCGCGAACTGCGCGCTTATTTCTCACCGGCAACCAAGCGTTTTACCCGCACATTCTTCCGCACGCTTTCCGAAAAGCGCAGCTTTAATGGCATCGATGGTCGCGGCTTCCGCATGACGCAAGTATTTTTCGTGCCGAAAAGCATGGGCGGCGATCCCAGCCAGCAGCTTAAAGTCGCGTTTGAATGGTGGCTTGCAGGCGAACTGCCCGGCGATGACGTCATCGCAGCCGCGCAGATTCGCGCCATGGACAAGCTGAAACCTCTGGGCTATCCATCGAAGTCGCTGTGGGAGCGCGAAGCCCCCCGCGTCATGCTTTACGCGTTGCCCGAAGCCACCATTTCAGCGCTACGCACGCTTGCCCCCGGCCCCAATTTCAGCGGATTCGGCGGCACACCGCTCGAACTCAACATGACCGTCACACCGCCCACGGCGAGCGGTGTCGGTACCGACTTGCGCGCACAGGTCGTTCTGGTTCAGCGCAATAACGACGCGCTCCCCGCCCGCGTGTGGGACGCGCCGGAAAATTATAAGAAAGTTGATATGGCGCCCTTGTGGAAAAAGTACGACGAGATGAAAAGTAAGGGCACTCTCGAACAAGTGTTCGAAGAAATCGAGAAGCAGCAAAAAAATCGCAGTGAAGACGCAGACATGGACGAATATTAATTCGCGGTCTCTCTGAAAAAAGTACGGTCGATTTCGACCGTACTTTTTTTGTTGGTAAAATTGGGTTGTGTCCCCTTCTCCCATTTCTCCCTCAACGCGTTTTCTGTTGGCAGTTGCACTGCTTTCTGCGGCGGTACTGGGCTTTGAAGTCGCATTAACACGGCTTTTCTCGGTTCTGCTGCGCTATCATTTCGCGTTTCTGGTGATTTCGATTTCGCTTTGCGGACTGGGCATTGGCGGCTTTGGCGCACAACTGATGAAGCGCCTTAAACGCGAAGTATCGCTCGAGAAAACAGCGTTGCTTTTCGCGGCGACAACCGTTGCGTCCGTCATTCTTTTGCTGCGCGTTGTCTTTGCTTACCTTCCCGACGCTTACTGGCTGTCGGCAATTCTTGTTCTGGTGCCATTTAGTTTCGGTGGCGCATTTCTGGCCGAAGCCTTTGCGCGCTTCCCTGCCTTTAGCGGCAAGCTTTATGCGTGGGACTTAGCCGGTGCCGCTATTGCTGCCGTTTTATCGGTCGGGTTGTTACAGCTTTGCGGCGCTATTAACGCGTGTTTATTTGCCGCCGCGTTGGGCGCATTCGCCGCGACTCTGGCCGAAGAAAAGCCACGCCGCTTGTGGGTTCCGGTTGTGCTCCTCGCTTTGTGGGGCGTCAACTGGCGAACGAACGTGCTCGACGTGCCTCCGATTCCTTCACCTGCGCTGGCAT
The Abditibacteriaceae bacterium DNA segment above includes these coding regions:
- a CDS encoding 3D domain-containing protein yields the protein MPTPAPKPRHDATRSSAHWTKRYISSSAPRSQKTFVSLAGTFALCAVLPAGFSGPEVPARADSVANATVPDAPQQNTPAPISAGLPEAAAPAAASPSLSVSSPIADAAANIVSKLPVVAGHRVRLRVVADGRERRETVTIPLKGATVGQALKKMGISVGNLDRVSPESSKTVADGMSVRVRRVRATPKKRAVALPFETLYQPTSSLRAGSRQRVQTGQSGSKEIVERVWTLDGQVSLREVVSTNIVRAPRPEIIGLGSRSMYLPGRIPYHKRYARAYTLAARGGLGRERLQMQIPTTMKPLRAVRSISLVATGYSPDPRENGGYTVTATGLPIGYGAAAVDPRVIPLGTKLYIEGYGYAFASDVGGAIKGHRIDLAYDSYRLANTKGRKRVRAWILQ
- a CDS encoding sugar phosphate nucleotidyltransferase, whose protein sequence is MARPKVLTLVLAGGKGSRLDVLTKRRAKPALAFGGTYRLIDFALSNCLHSHLRDVWIIEQYHPHSLNEHLSNGRPWDLDRNYGGLQVLPPWSNHEDSPDDEGGFARGNADAIFRQRALIESFAPDALLVLSADHLYTFDFNEVLDAHFSRDAHATLVTTRVPKAEATRFGVVQSDRENRVTGFQYKPEKPRGGQTCEVMTEIIVYNPQVLLETLAALAAKNHKEDSPLQDFGDELLPELVGRKNVWSHPMKGYWRDVGTVESYFQAHRDLLENHPDLQLDDARWPILTYDVPRLPARISKPAAIEDSLVSPGACIAGAVSDSVIGPNSIVEKGATVHDSIIGRNVVIERGATVNAAIIDSNARIGRGAVVGKARRGPLANSQIVLVGQNVHVGAKAVVGAGAHLDAK